A genomic segment from Cricetulus griseus strain 17A/GY chromosome 8, alternate assembly CriGri-PICRH-1.0, whole genome shotgun sequence encodes:
- the LOC100761519 gene encoding killer cell lectin-like receptor subfamily B member 1A isoform X2: protein MDTSKVYLNLKASRTPGPQRASPPCLPPDACQCPRSHRWALKLSCAGLILLLLTLIGMSVLVRVLIQKPSIEKCSVCIQENITKKADSPAKLSCSRDWLLHRDKCIHFSQDSHIWKRGLADCATKGATFLLIRDQEELSFIKDSANAKGTTFWLGLYYTLRDKKWKWVNGSTLSSHGLQITGEAKKDSCAAVSKNKVFSDACASHNMWICQKEPKLVSETVCNDS, encoded by the exons ATGGACACATCAAAGGTCTACTTGAATTTAAAGGCATCCAGGACTCCAGGGCCTCAGCGTGCATCACCTCCATGTCTTCCCCCAG ATGCCTGTCAGTGCCCACGCTCCCATAGGTGGGCTCTGAAACTCAGCTGTGCTGGGCTCATCCTTCTTCTCTTGACCCTGATTGGGATGAGTGTTTTAG TGCGAGTCTTAATACAAAAACCATCCATAGAAAAATGCAGTGTGTGTATTCAAGAGAACATCACTAAAAAAGCAG ACAGCCCAGCTAAGTTAAGCTGCTCAAGAGACTGGCTTCTACACCGAGATAAATGCATACATTTTTCTCAAGACAGCCACATTTGGAAGAGAGGTCTAGCTGACTGTGCTACAAAAGGAGCCACTTTTCTGCTCATTCGAGACCAAGAGGAACTG AGCTTCATAAAGGACTCAGCAAATGCAAAAGGCACTACATTTTGGCTTGGACTATATTACACGTTGCGGGACAAGAAATGGAAGTGGGTAAACGGCTCAACTTTAAGTTCTCATGG GTTACAAATCACTGGTGAAGCTAAAAAAGACAGCTGTGCCGCcgtctcaaagaataaagtgtTCTCTGATGCCTGTGCTTCACACAACATGTGGATCTGCCAAAAGGAACCAAAACTGGTCTCTGAGACCGTGTGTAATGACTCCTGA